One Phaseolus vulgaris cultivar G19833 chromosome 2, P. vulgaris v2.0, whole genome shotgun sequence DNA window includes the following coding sequences:
- the LOC137811956 gene encoding G-type lectin S-receptor-like serine/threonine-protein kinase At1g11410 isoform X1, with the protein MKLLSAKEFLSVFLLLMLLYPCCHSLYNTITISHPMKDGDVLVSDGLGNFALGFFSPRNSTSRYVGIWYNKISEQSVVWVANRDTPLSDTSGVLSINNHGNLVLHDNNTRNLDPVWSSKASMTSTNVSAKLLDTGNLVLIQTDKNVVRWQSFDYPSNTMLSFMKLGLDRKSGLNRFLTSWKSETDPGTGNLTYKIDPTGFPQLFLYKGDAPLWRVGSWTGQRWSGVPEMTPNFIFNVSYVNDENEVSIMYGVKDPTVFSRMVLEESGHMTRSTWQDHERRWFQIWDAPKEECDNFRRCGSNTNCDPYQADKFECECLPGFEPRSEREWFLRDGSGGCTRKKNVSTCGSGEGFVEVARVKVPDTSKARVVAMIGMRECRDRCLKDCTCAAYTSANVSLESGCVTWHGDMEDTRTYTQAGQSLFVRVDALELAKYAKHPYGSLGKKGMVAILTVAIFILLFLAVTFVYWFVKARKQGIRRDRKHSFRLKLEDSTHLQEFDTTKNSDLPFFDLSSIAAATDNFSDSNKLGQGGFGSVYKGLLSNGMEIAVKRLSKYSGQGIEEFKNEVVLISKLQHRNLVRILGCCVQGDEKMLIYEYLPNKSLDSLIFDESKRSQLDWKKRFDIVCGIARGVLYLHQDSRLRIIHRDLKASNVLLDSALNPKIADFGMARIFGGDQIEANTNRVVGTYGYMSPEYAMEGQFSIKSDVYSFGVLLLEIITGRKNSGQHEDITATNLVGHIWDLWREGKTMEIVDQSLGESRCDLEVQRCIQIGLLCVQDYAADRPSMSAVVFMLGNDSTLPAPKQPAFIFKKTNYESSNPSTSEGIYSVNDASITMIEAR; encoded by the exons ATGAAGTTGCTTTCAGCTAAGGAGTTTCTCAGTGTGTTTCTTCTGCTCATGCTTCTTTACCCTTGTTGCCATTCACTCTACAACACCATAACCATAAGCCATCCCATGAAAGACGGCGACGTTTTGGTCTCCGACGGGTTAGGAAACTTTGCACTCGGTTTCTTCAGCCCACGAAACTCCACAAGCCGATACGTTGGGATATGGTACAACAAAATTTCGGAACAATCGGTAGTGTGGGTTGCCAACAGGGACACTCCGCTTAGCGACACTTCCGGTGTTCTATCTATTAACAACCACGGAAACCTCGTACTCCACGATAATAACACCCGAAACCTCGACCCCGTTTGGTCTTCAAAGGCTTCCATGACATCAACGAACGTTTCGGCCAAGCTTTTGGACACGGGAAACCTAGTTTTGATCCAAACAGACAAAAATGTTGTTCGTTGGCAGAGTTTTGATTATCCTAGTAATACCATGCTTTCATTCATGAAACTCGGGTTGGACCGAAAAAGCGGTCTGAACCGGTTTTTAACATCTTGGAAATCAGAAACAGACCCTGGAACCGGGAACTTGACGTATAAAATCGACCCAACCGGGTTTCCGCAACTGTTTCTTTACAAAGGCGACGCCCCGTTGTGGAGGGTCGGGTCATGGACGGGTCAGAGATGGAGCGGTGTGCCCGAGATGACTCCGAATTTTATTTTCAACGTTAGCTACGTGAACGACGAGAATGAGGTTTCGATAATGTACGGAGTGAAGGACCCGACGGTGTTCTCGAGAATGGTGCTGGAGGAGAGTGGGCACATGACGAGGTCCACGTGGCAGGATCACGAGCGCAGGTGGTTTCAGATATGGGACGCGCCAAAGGAGGAGTGCGACAACTTCAGGCGGTGCGGGTCGAACACGAACTGCGACCCTTATCAGGCGGATAAGTTCGAGTGCGAGTGTTTGCCGGGGTTCGAACCGAGGTCTGAGAGGGAGTGGTTTCTTCGGGACGGTTCGGGTGGGTGCACGCGGAAGAAAAATGTGTCCACGTGTGGAAGTGGAGAGGGGTTCGTGGAGGTGGCACGTGTGAAGGTTCCGGACACGTCGAAGGCGCGTGTGGTAGCCATGATTGGAATGAGAGAGTGCAGAGATAGATGCTTGAAGGATTGCACGTGTGCGGCGTACACGAGTGCGAACGTGAGCTTGGAGAGTGGGTGTGTTACTTGGCACGGTGACATGGAGGACACGAGGACGTACACGCAAGCAGGACAGAGCTTGTTCGTGAGAGTAGATGCCCTTGAATTAG CtaaatatgcaaaacatccGTATGGTTCTCTTGGAAAGAAGGGGATGGTGGCAATTTTAACCGTtgctatttttatattattgtttttggCAGTCACTTTCGTGTATTGGTTTGTTAAAGCCAGGAAACAAG GGATAAGAAGGGATCGCAAGCATTCCTTTCGTCTTAAATTGGAGGACTCTACCCATCTACAAGAATTTGACACTACAAAAAATTCAGATTTACCATTCTTTGATCTTAGCTCCATAGCTGCTGCCACAGACAATTTCTCTGATTCTAACAAGCTTGGCCAAGGGGGTTTTGGTTCTGTTTATAAG GGTTTACTGAGTAATGGAATGGAAATAGCAGTGAAGAGGCTGTCAAAGTACTCTGGACAAGGCATAGAAGAGTTTAAAAATGAGGTAGTTTTGATCTCAAAGCTCCAACACAGAAATCTGGTGAGGATTTTAGGTTGCTGCGTTCAAGGAGACGAGAAGATGTTAATCTATGAGTATTTGCCTAACAAGAGTTTGGACTCTTTAATTTTTG ATGAATCTAAAAGGTCACAACTAGACTGGAAAAAGCGATTTGATATCGTATGTGGGATTGCTAGAGGAGTCTTataccttcaccaagattcacGATTGAGAATCATTCATAGAGACCTAAAAGCCAGCAATGTCTTGCTGGACTCTGCATTGAACCCCAAAATTGCAGATTTTGGTATGGCTAGAATATTTGGTGGAGACCAAATTGAAGCAAACACAAATCGTGTTGTTGGAACCTA TGGCTATATGTCACCAGAATATGCCATGGAAGGACAATTTTCTATAAAGTCTGATGTATACAGCTTCGGAGTTTTACTTCTAGAGATTATTACAGGCAGAAAGAATAGTGGTCAACACGAAGACATTACAGCCACAAATTTAGTTGGACAT ATATGGGATCTGTGGAGAGAAGGGAAAACCATGGAGATTGTTGACCAATCACTAGGAGAGTCGCGCTGTGACCTTGAAGTCCAAAGATGCATACAAATTGGTCTTTTATGCGTGCAAGATTATGCCGCTGACAGACCATCTATGTCAGCAGTTGTTTTCATGCTGGGTAATGACTCAACTCTTCCTGCTCCAAAACAACCAGCGTTTATTTTCAAGAAAACTAATTATGAGAGTTCAAATCCATCAACCAGTGAAGGAATTTATTCAGTAAATGATGCAAGTATAACTATGATTGAAGCTCGCTGA
- the LOC137811956 gene encoding G-type lectin S-receptor-like serine/threonine-protein kinase At1g11410 isoform X2, which produces MVAILTVAIFILLFLAVTFVYWFVKARKQGIRRDRKHSFRLKLEDSTHLQEFDTTKNSDLPFFDLSSIAAATDNFSDSNKLGQGGFGSVYKGLLSNGMEIAVKRLSKYSGQGIEEFKNEVVLISKLQHRNLVRILGCCVQGDEKMLIYEYLPNKSLDSLIFDESKRSQLDWKKRFDIVCGIARGVLYLHQDSRLRIIHRDLKASNVLLDSALNPKIADFGMARIFGGDQIEANTNRVVGTYGYMSPEYAMEGQFSIKSDVYSFGVLLLEIITGRKNSGQHEDITATNLVGHIWDLWREGKTMEIVDQSLGESRCDLEVQRCIQIGLLCVQDYAADRPSMSAVVFMLGNDSTLPAPKQPAFIFKKTNYESSNPSTSEGIYSVNDASITMIEAR; this is translated from the exons ATGGTGGCAATTTTAACCGTtgctatttttatattattgtttttggCAGTCACTTTCGTGTATTGGTTTGTTAAAGCCAGGAAACAAG GGATAAGAAGGGATCGCAAGCATTCCTTTCGTCTTAAATTGGAGGACTCTACCCATCTACAAGAATTTGACACTACAAAAAATTCAGATTTACCATTCTTTGATCTTAGCTCCATAGCTGCTGCCACAGACAATTTCTCTGATTCTAACAAGCTTGGCCAAGGGGGTTTTGGTTCTGTTTATAAG GGTTTACTGAGTAATGGAATGGAAATAGCAGTGAAGAGGCTGTCAAAGTACTCTGGACAAGGCATAGAAGAGTTTAAAAATGAGGTAGTTTTGATCTCAAAGCTCCAACACAGAAATCTGGTGAGGATTTTAGGTTGCTGCGTTCAAGGAGACGAGAAGATGTTAATCTATGAGTATTTGCCTAACAAGAGTTTGGACTCTTTAATTTTTG ATGAATCTAAAAGGTCACAACTAGACTGGAAAAAGCGATTTGATATCGTATGTGGGATTGCTAGAGGAGTCTTataccttcaccaagattcacGATTGAGAATCATTCATAGAGACCTAAAAGCCAGCAATGTCTTGCTGGACTCTGCATTGAACCCCAAAATTGCAGATTTTGGTATGGCTAGAATATTTGGTGGAGACCAAATTGAAGCAAACACAAATCGTGTTGTTGGAACCTA TGGCTATATGTCACCAGAATATGCCATGGAAGGACAATTTTCTATAAAGTCTGATGTATACAGCTTCGGAGTTTTACTTCTAGAGATTATTACAGGCAGAAAGAATAGTGGTCAACACGAAGACATTACAGCCACAAATTTAGTTGGACAT ATATGGGATCTGTGGAGAGAAGGGAAAACCATGGAGATTGTTGACCAATCACTAGGAGAGTCGCGCTGTGACCTTGAAGTCCAAAGATGCATACAAATTGGTCTTTTATGCGTGCAAGATTATGCCGCTGACAGACCATCTATGTCAGCAGTTGTTTTCATGCTGGGTAATGACTCAACTCTTCCTGCTCCAAAACAACCAGCGTTTATTTTCAAGAAAACTAATTATGAGAGTTCAAATCCATCAACCAGTGAAGGAATTTATTCAGTAAATGATGCAAGTATAACTATGATTGAAGCTCGCTGA
- the LOC137809477 gene encoding G-type lectin S-receptor-like serine/threonine-protein kinase RKS1 — protein sequence MVTVLIASVLTSFIILSGLYYLSKKKSKDKVMQHLNQFYPEDDHDIQSNTHSNLPFFSLKVITEATRNFGDENMLGQGGFGSVYKGCLANGQEIAVKRLSEHSGQGTEEFKTEVRLLVKLQHRNLVRLLGCCFEKEERMLVYEYLPNKSLDFFIFDEKRRSSLTWDKRFEIILGIARGVLYLHQDSRLKIIHRDLKASNVLLDAAMNPKISDFGMARIFGEDQIQARTRRVVGTYGYMSPEYAMHGRYSTKSDVFSFGVLLLEIIAGKRNTDCEKGRPSLNLIGHVWTVWTEGRALDVVDSTLPQSYSPSLVLRCIQIGLLCVQENSANRPSLSEVVFMLGNETPLSPPEKPAFLLNGDLPESLTLGGGSSINEITATTISARNNNSMHYAKSPSSFLMSQYNKHSIYLLCAKILLFSFSYCSSSDTLFADKGIRDGELLVSKAQTFALGFFSPGKSNFRYVGIWYNNVQEQTVAWVANRNTPINDTSGFLSINPDGNLVLQHKYSTIPVWSTNISTSQSNSTKVMAKLTDIGNLVLILENTEAFIWQSFDHPTDTLLQDLKVGFNRRTNQSWFLQSWKTDDDPGTGSYTLKISSTGKPQLFFYHLNIPFWRGGSWNGELFMGIPDMKREIFTFNVSFIEDDNQVVLSYNTVDKPLVSRVVVQPSGFFQVFTWDNQKSQWNRYWSEPTNQCDNYGTCGSNSNCDPLNFEEFRCSCLPGFEPKFPHDWYDNRDGSGGCVRKQGASVCGNGEGFVKLEGLKLPDTSEATAKEGWSLEKCEEDCLRNCSCTAYAVLDVRNGGSGCLAWHGNLIDIQKLSDQGQDLFVRVDAVELANYNKKTKGVSGKKRMVAILIASVLASLILFSCVYYLWKRKSKDKVMQHLNQFSSEDDHDIQSNTHSNLPFFSLKVITEATRNFGDENMLGQGGFGSVYKGCLANGQEIAVKRLSEHSGQGTEEFKTEVRLLVKLQHRNLVRLLGCCFEKEERMLVYEYLPNKSLDFFIFDEKRRSSLTWDKRFEIILGIARGVLYLHQDSRLKIIHRDLKASNVLLDAAMNPKISDFGMARIFGEDQIQARTRRVVGTYGYMSPEYAMDGRYSTKSDVFSFGVLLLEIIAGKRNTDCEKGSPSLNLIGHVWIVWTEGRALDIVDSTLPQSYSPSLVLRCIQIGLLCVQENSANRPSLSEVVFMLGNETPLSPPEKPAFLFNGDKDWPEPSTSGGGSSIYEVTATTIIAR from the exons ATGGTTACAGTTCTGATTGCTTCAGTACTAACAAGTTTCATTATCCTCTCCGGTCTGTATTACCTCTCCAAGAAAAAAAGCAAAG ATAAAGTGATGCAACATTTAAACCAATTTTACCCTGAAGACGACCACGATATCCAAAGCAACACACATTCAAACCTTCCCTTCTTCAGCCTTAAAGTGATAACGGAAGCCACAAGAAATTTTGGTGATGAGAATATGCTTGGGCAAGGTGGATTTGGTTCTGTCTATAAG GGCTGCCTAGCCAATGGACAAGAGATAGCAGTGAAAAGATTGTCCGAACATTCAGGTCAAGGGACAGAAGAGTTTAAAACTGAAGTTAGATTATTAGTTAAACTTCAACACAGAAATCTTGTGAGGTTGCTCGGTTGTtgctttgaaaaagaagaaaggatgtTAGTTTATGAATACCTACCAAATAAAAGCTTGGACTTCTTCATATTCG ATGAAAAGCGAAGGTCATCACTGACTTGGGATAAGCGCTTTGAAATCATTTTGGGGATTGCTCGAGGTGTGTTATATCTTCATCAAGATTCAAGGCTGAAAATAATTCATAGAGATCTAAAAGCCAGCAATGTGCTCCTTGATGCTGCAATGAATCCCAAAATCTCAGATTTTGGTATGGCTAGAATATTTGGAGAAGATCAAATCCAAGCAAGGACGAGAAGAGTGGTTGGAACATA TGGTTATATGTCACCTGAATATGCAATGCATGGACGCTATTCAACAAAATCTGATGTCTTTAGTTTTGGGGTCTTACTCCTAGAGATTATTGCTGGGAAGAGGAACACAGATTGTGAAAAGGGAAGACcctctctaaatttgattggACAT GTGTGGACAGTTTGGACAGAAGGAAGGGCCTTGGATGTAGTTGATTCAACACTACCTCAGTCTTATTCTCCATCTCTTGTTCTGAGGTGCATTCAAATTGGTCTATTGTGCGTGCAAGAAAATTCAGCGAATAGACCTTCCTTGTCAGAAGTTGTTTTCATGCTAGGCAATGAAACACCTCTTTCTCCACCCGAAAAGCCAGCATTTTTACTGAATGGAGATTTGCCCGAGTCATTAACATTAGGTGGAGGATCTTCAATAAATGAAATAACAGCAACTACTATCAGTGCTC GAAACAACAACTCCATGCACTATGCTAAAAGTCCTTCAAGCTTTCTCATGAGTCAATACAACAAGCATAGCATCTACCTGCTTTGCGCTAAGATTCTACTATTCAGCTTCTCGTATTGCTCTTCTTCTGATACCCTATTTGCTGACAAAGGCATCAGAGATGGAGAGCTTCTTGTTTCAAAAGCCCAGACATTTGCTCTTGGATTCTTCAGTCCAGGCAAGTCCAACTTCCGCTATGTGGGAATATGGTACAACAACGTCCAAGAACAAACTGTTGCTTGGGTGGCAAACAGAAACACTCCCATCAATGACACTTCTGGGTTTCTTTCAATCAACCCAGATGGAAACCTAGTACTCCAACACAAATATAGCACCATTCCCGTTTGGTCTACCAATATTTCAACTTCCCAATCAAACAGCACCAAAGTCATGGCTAAACTCACAGATATAGGTAACCTTGTTCTGATTCTTGAGAACACCGAAGCTTTCATCTGGCAAAGCTTTGACCATCCCACTGATACCTTGCTTCAAGATCTAAAAGTTGGATTTAACAGAAGAACAAACCAGAGTTGGTTCCTCCAATCTTGGAAAACAGATGATGATCCCGGAACAGGTTCTTACACTTTGAAAATAAGCAGCACTGGGAAACCACAGCTGTTCTTTTATCACCTGAACATTCCCTTTTGGCGAGGCGGATCGTGGAACGGTGAATTATTTATGGGTATACCCGACATGAAGAGAGAAATCTTTACTTTTAACgtttcttttatagaagatgACAACCAGGTAGTACTCTCATATAACACGGTTGATAAGCCCTTGGTCTCTCGGGTAGTAGTTCAACCGTCAGGTTTCTTTCAAGTATTCACTTGGGATAACCAAAAGAGTCAATGGAATAGGTACTGGTCTGAACCAACAAATCAATGTGATAACTATGGAACCTGTGGATCAAACAGTAACTGTGACCCTTTGAACTTTGAGGAATTTCGGTGTTCTTGTCTACCTGGGTTTGAACCCAAATTCCCACATGATTGGTATGATAACAGAGATGGGTCAGGAGGGTGCGTGAGGAAGCAAGGTGCATCCGTTTGTGGGAATGGAGAAGGGTTTGTGAAACTTGAAGGCTTGAAGCTTCCTGATACCTCCGAGGCAACTGCCAAAGAGGGTTGGAGTTTGGAAAAGTGTGAGGAGGATTGCTTGAGAAACTGCTCTTGCACTGCATATGCAGTTCTTGATGTAAGAAATGGTGGAAGTGGGTGCTTGGCATGGCATGGAAATTTGATAGACATACAAAAACTGAGTGATCAAGGCCAAGATTTATTTGTCCGTGTTGATGCAGTTGAACTAG caaattataacaaaaaaacaaaaggaGTAAGCGGTAAAAAGAGGATGGTTGCAATTCTGATTGCTTCAGTACTAGCAAGTCTCATTCTTTTCTCCTGTGTATATTACTTGTGGAAGAGAAAAAGCAAAG ATAAAGTGATGCAACATTTAAACCAATTTTCCTCTGAAGATGACCACGATATCCAAAGCAACACACATTCAAATCTTCCCTTCTTCAGCCTTAAAGTGATTACAGAAGCAACAAGAAATTTTGGTGATGAGAATATGCTTGGGCAAGGTGGATTTGGTTCTGTCTATAAG GGCTGCCTAGCCAATGGACAAGAGATAGCAGTGAAAAGATTGTCCGAACATTCAGGTCAAGGAACAGAAGAGTTTAAAACTGAAGTTAGATTATTAGTTAAACTTCAACACAGAAATCTTGTGAGGTTGCTCGGTTGTtgctttgaaaaagaagaaaggatgtTAGTTTATGAATACCTACCAAATAAAAGCTTGGACTTCTTCATATTCG ATGAAAAGCGAAGGTCATCACTGACTTGGGATAAGCGCTTTGAAATCATTTTGGGGATTGCTCGAGGTGTTTTATATCTTCATCAAGATTCAAGGCTGAAAATAATTCATAGAGATCTAAAAGCCAGCAATGTTCTCCTTGATGCTGCAATGAATCCCAAAATCTCAGATTTTGGTATGGCTAGAATATTTGGAGAAGATCAAATCCAAGCAAGGACGAGAAGAGTGGTTGGAACATA TGGTTATATGTCACCAGAATATGCAATGGATGGACGCTATTCAACAAAATCTGATGTCTTTAGTTTTGGGGTCTTACTCCTAGAGATTATTGCTGGGAAGAGGAATACAGATTGTGAAAAGGGAAGTCcctctctaaatttgattggACAT GTGTGGATAGTTTGGACAGAAGGAAGGGCCTTGGATATAGTTGATTCAACACTGCCTCAGTCTTATTCTCCATCTCTTGTTCTGAGGTGCATTCAAATTGGTCTATTGTGCgtgcaagaaaattcagcaaatagACCTTCCTTGTCAGAAGTTGTTTTCATGCTAGGCAATGAAACACCTCTATCCCCACCCGAAAAGCCAGCATTTTTATTCAATGGAGACAAAGATTGGCCGGAGCCATCAACATCAGGGGGAGGATCTTCGATATATGAAGTAACAGCCACTACCATCATCGCCCGCTAG
- the LOC137809478 gene encoding G-type lectin S-receptor-like serine/threonine-protein kinase RKS1, producing MSQTHKHKIWLLSSLILLFTFQFCSCSDTISTDKAIRDGELVVSKAKTFALGFFSPGKSKSRYLGIWFNNVQEQTAVWVANRNTPINDTSGVLSINPDGNLVLHHNYSSSPIWSTSVSLTQSNSTSTNVIAQLSDLANLVLILNDTKTVIWQSFDHPTDTLIPYLRIGFDRRANQSWILQSWKTDDDPGTGSYTLELSRSGKPQLFLYHQNLPLWRGGSWNGELFMGVPNMKRDLLTFNVSFTEDDNLVALSFNPLHKSLITWVVVQQSGFFNVFTWDNQKNQWNRYWSVPINQCDNYGTCGSNGKCNPLNFDEFRCTCLPGFEPKSTNDWYDNRDGSGGCVRKQGASVCGNGEGFVKLEGLKLPDTSEATAKEGWSLEKCGEDCLRNCSCTAYAVLDVRNGGSGCLAWHGNLIDIQKLSDQGQDLFVRVDAVELGTPSHYLLLLEFNTTYI from the coding sequence ATGAGCCAAACACATAAGCATAAAATATGGCTGCTAAGCTCTTTGATTCTACTCTTCACCTTCCAATTTTGTTCTTGTTCTGATACCATATCTACTGACAAAGCCATCAGAGATGGCGAACTTGTTGTTTCCAAAGCCAAAACCTTTGCTCTTGGATTTTTCAGTCCAGGAAAATCCAAATCCCGCTATTTGGGAATATGGTTCAACAACGTGCAAGAACAAACTGCTGTTTGGGTTGCAAACAGAAACACTCCCATCAACGACACCTCTGGGGTTCTCTCAATCAACCCAGATGGAAACCTAGTCCTCCACCACAACTATAGCTCTAGTCCCATTTGGTCTACCAGTGTTTCACTCACCCAATCAAATAGCACTAGCACTAACGTCATAGCTCAACTCTCAGACCTAGCAAACCTTGTTCTGATTCTTAACGACACCAAAACTGTCATCTGGCAAAGCTTTGATCATCCCACAGACACCTTGATTCCATATCTAAGAATTGGTTTTGACAGAAGAGCTAACCAGAGTTGGATCCTCCAATCTTGGAAGACAGATGATGACCCCGGAACAGGTTCTTACACATTGGAACTGAGCAGAAGTGGGAAGCCACAGTTGTTCTTGTATCACCAGAACCTTCCCTTGTGGCGAGGAGGATCGTGGAACGGTGAATTATTTATGGGTGTACCCAACATGAAAAGAGATTTGCTTACATTTAATGTTTCTTTTACGGAAGATGACAACCTCGTAGCACTCTCATTTAACCCGCTTCATAAGTCCTTGATCACTTGGGTGGTAGTTCAGCAATCAGGTTTCTTTAATGTATTCACTTGGGATAACCAAAAGAATCAGTGGAACAGGTACTGGTCTGTGCCAATAAACCAATGTGATAACTATGGAACGTGTGGATCCAACGGTAAATGTAACCCTTTGAACTTTGACGAATTTCGGTGTACTTGTCTACCTGGGTTTGAACCCAAATCCACAAATGATTGGTATGATAACAGAGATGGGTCAGGAGGGTGCGTGAGGAAGCAAGGTGCATCCGTTTGTGGGAATGGAGAAGGGTTTGTGAAACTTGAAGGCTTGAAGCTTCCTGATACCTCCGAGGCAACTGCCAAAGAGGGTTGGAGTTTGGAAAAGTGTGGGGAGGATTGCTTGAGAAACTGCTCTTGCACTGCATATGCAGTTCTTGATGTAAGAAATGGTGGAAGTGGGTGCTTGGCATGGCATGGAAATTTGATAGACATACAAAAACTGAGTGATCAAGGCCAAGATTTATTTGTCCGTGTTGATGCAGTTGAACTAGGTACTCCCTCACACTATCTTTTACTTCTTGAATTTAACACCACGTATATATAG